The DNA window GTGATGGGCCGCGTGATCGCCGCGACGCCGCCGCTGCCGCGCGGAGCGCTCCTGCGGGTGCGATTGCCGCAGGAGTCCCGCCCTGAATGGGGCGATCGCCTCGAGTGCCTGGCGAATCTCGAGCCGCCCTCCCCGCCGCGCAATCCCGGCGGCTTCGATCCGCGCGGCGCGGCCGATGCCGCAGGCATCCTCGCAAACGCCCGCGCCTTCACGGTGCGCGCGCTTCCCCCGCCGCTCCTGGCCACGGTGATCCGCGCCACACTGGCCCGGTGGCGGCGCGGCATCGAATCGCGGCTCCACTCCGGCTTGAGTCCGACCGCCGAGTCGCTGGTGCTTCCGCTGGTGACCGGCGATCGCTCCGATCTCTCCCCGGCGCTCGACGCCGGACTGCGCGCCGCCGGACTCATCCACCTGCTGGCGTTGAGCGGACTCCACGTGAGCGCCCTGGCCGCCGCGACCCGCATGATGGTGGCGAGCGCGGGCGGTGGCGTGGCCGCGCGTGGAGCCGCCGGCGCGCTGGCCGCGCTCCTCTATGCCGGACTCGCGGGGCCGATCCCGTCGCTGATGCGCGCCGCAGTCTCCGAGTGCTGGCTGGGCGGCGCGCGCATCGCACGGCGCGCGGCGGATCCCATCCAGGGCCTGGGGGTGAGCGCGTTGCTGCTGCTGGCGATGGCGCCGGGCTGGGCGCGCGACCTCGGCTTCCAGCTCTCGTTCGCGGCCTCGCTCGGCCTGGCGGCGCTCGCGCCGCCTCTGCTCGAGGGGGCGCCGCGGGCCCGCGCAGTGCTCGCGCCGCTCGCCGCCACGCTCTGCGCGCAACTGGTCTCGTCGCCGATCCTGATCGCCTGGACGCACGGCGTGTCGTGGCCGGGCGCGCTCGCCAACCTGGTGGCGGTGCCGCTCTCCGGGTTGCTGCTCGCCGCGGCGTGGATCGCCGTCACCCTCGAAGCGCTGCTTCCGGGTGCGGGACATCTCGGCTTCTCGGCCTGCGAACTCTTGAGTCGGGCGCTGATCCAGGTGACTGAACGCGCCGCTTCATTCCCGTCGGCGCTGATCGCTACCGGCCACGAGCCGGCGGTCGCCGTGCTGAGTGCTGCCGGTGCGGTGCTGCTGGTGCTGGCGGCGTGTCGCGCCCGCGACCTCGAATCTCGCCGCGGCGGGACGTCGCCGGCGCGATTTGGCGCACTCGCGCTCGGGCTCTGGTGCTGCGCGCTGAGCGCCGCGCTGGCCTTGAGCGCGCGCGAGCCCCGGCCGCCCGAGGGGAGGGCCTGGCTCCTGGCGCTCGACGTCGGCCAGGGCGACGCGATCGCGATCGGCCTTGCCGACGGGTGGTGGCTGGTGGACACCGGCCCGCGTTCGCCGCGCTTCGATTCCGGGCAGGGCGTGATTCGCCCCTTCCTCCGCTGGGCGGCGATCCGAGAGCTCGACGCGCTGGCTCTGACTCACGACGACGGCGATCACACCGGGGGCGCCGAGGCGCTGCTGTCGTCGATGCCGATCGCGCGCCTGATCGGACCGCCGCCACTGCCCCGGCGGCCGGGGCCGCTGGCGCGATTCGAGTGGGCGCGCGCCGGGAGTCGCGGGGCGTGGTGGCGCCCGCCCCGCCTCGCCGGACTTCCGCCGCGCTTCCAGTTCGCGGCGCTCGGCGACACGCTGCGCGACGCTCCCCGGGTTCGAGTCCTGTGGCCTCCTCGTCCGGAGGGCGATTCGGCGCTGGTCGCGATCGCTACCTCGAGCGATAACGACGCGGGACTGGTGCTCGAGCTCGAAACCCGGGGGACGCGCGCGCTCCTCACCGCCGACGTCGACAGTCTCGTCGAGGAATCCCTGGCCGGGGGCGACCTCGCCTGGCTCAAGGTCGGGCACCATGGCTCGCCGAGCTCCACGGGCGTGCAATTCCTCGAGCGCACGCATCCACGGCGCGCCGTCATCTCGTGCGGCCTCCACAACGTGTACGGACATCCCTCGCCGCTGGTGCTATCCCGGCTGGAAGCGGCAGGAGTCCGGCTCGATCGCACCGATCTCGACGGCGCCCAGTGGTACGAGCTGAGCGCCGCGGGCGTGGAGCGGCTCGATTGGCGGACGAGCGATCCCACCACCGAGCGTGCATCGCTCGGCCCCGTCGAGTCGAAGGGAGTGGCCGCGGTCGGCATCTCGGCACCGCGCCTGCCGTGACCGCGGTCGCGCTCTCGCGCACCACCGTGGTCATCGGCTGAGATCGCGGCGCACGTGGCTCGACGGGCGCTGCGATGGGGAATTGGAGCCTCACCCGACTGCAATCTTCGGAGCAGGACTCGCGGTTTGCCGCGGATGAGGGCGGTTGCTAGATTGCGGCGTGCTCTCCTCGTCGCCGATCCTCGCGGTCTTCGCCTCGGGGCAGGGGACCAATTTCGAGGCTCTGGCGGCAGCCGCGGAGGCCGAGGAGCTGGGAGGAGAGCTGCGGGCGCTGTTCAGCGATCGCGCCGACGCGCCGGCGATCGAGCGGGCGCGCCGGAGGGGAATCGAGACGGTGACGCCGCCGGTCGGACGCTTTCGCACCCGGCTCGAAGACGAGTCGCCATGGCTCACGGCGTTGCGGGAGCGGCGCGTCGAGGTGATCCTGCTCGCGGGATTCATGCGCCGGCTCCACGAGATTCTGCTGGACGCCTATCCCGACCGCGTGCTCAACATCCACCCGTCGCTGCTCCCGCGCTTCCCCGGCCTGGACGCGATCGGCCAGGCCTGGCGGCACGGCGCGCTCGCCACCGGTTGCACGGTGCATCTGGTCGACGAAGGGCTCGATTCCGGACCGATCCTGGCGCAGGCCTCGGTGGGCGTACGCGAGGAGGACGACCTGGCGTCGCTCGAAACCCGCATCCATCGCGTCGAGCATCTGCTCTATCCGCGCACCGTTCGCCGCTACCTCACCGAGCCATGGCGGCGCGAGGGGGCGCGGATCGCGTGGGGCGAGGGCGCCGGATTTCGGAGCCTGGCTCCGGTCAAATGGCCGGTGCGAGGGGTGGCGAATTGAGCGCGGCGCACTCGCCGATGGACGGCCGGCCGCCACTCCAGGCGGCGTTGTTCGACGCCGGCGGCACGCTGGTGCGGCTCGATTTCGAATGGATGAGCGAAGCGGTCACCAGCCTCGGGTTTCCGCTCGACGCTTCGACCCTTCGTCACGCCGAGATCGAAGGCCGCCGCGCCTACGACGCGAGCCGCGGTCATCCGCAGGCCCCGGGCGCGATCCATCCACCGCTCGGCGCGAGCGGCGACACCGACGCCTATTTCGAAGGCATGCTGGCCGCGGCCGGCGTACCGCGCGCCATCGTCGAGCAGGCGGTGGCGGGCTTCCTCGCGCGCCATCGGGACCATGGGCTGTGGAGCCGCCCGCTCGAGGGCGCCCGCGCGGCGCTCGATGCCACGCTGGCGATGGGGCTGCGCATTGCGGTGGTATCGAACTCCGACGGACGGGCCGAGCAGCACTTGATCGAGTCCGGGGTGCGCGCCGGGCTCGAGTTCGTGGTGGATTCTCAAGTCGTGGGGATCGAGAAACCCGACCCTCGGATCTTCCGCTTCGCGATCGACCGGCTCGGGATCGCGGCGGAGCGCACGATCTACGTCGGCGACCTGCTCTCGATCGATGCGCGCGGCGCGCGCGCCGCCGGGCTCCAGTTCGTGCTGGTCGACCCTTACGACAACTACGCGCCGATCGACGTGCCGTCCATTTCCGGCATGGAGCTGCTTCCGCGGTATCTTCTCGAGAACTTCGACGTCGGCGGCCAGTCGGGCGCGCCGGCGTCGAGTGCGCCCACACCCAACCGCGCCGTCCCGTGAGGCGGCGGGAGGTCCAAGCATGAACGCATCGACTCTGCCGATCGAGATTTCTCCCGAGCTGCTCGACCCACGCCGGGCGCTCCACACCGTCGAACTGCCCGGCCTGACGCCGTGGCGGCACGGCAAAGTGCGCACCATCTACGAAGCCGGTCCCGATCACCTGGTGATCGTGGCCAGCGACCGGCTCTCGGCCTACGACTCGATCCTGCCCACGCCGATTCCGGGGAAGGGTGTGATTCTGTCGGCGATCTCGGCCTACTGGATGCGCGGGCTCGCGAACGCCGCGCCGCATCATCTGGTGAGCGACGATCCCGCCGACTTCCCTTCCGCCTTCGCGCCTCACGCCGAGCGGCTGCGCGGCCGCGCCCAGCTGGTGCGCCGCGCGCAACGGATCGACATCGAGTGCGTGGTGCGTGGCTACCTCACCGGCTCGGGCTGGAAGGAATACCAGGCCAGCGGCACGGTGTGCGGCATTCGCCTGCCGGCGGGATTGCGGGACGGCTCGCGACTCGAGCCCGCGATCTTCACGCCGGCGACCAAGAACGACGTCGGCCACGACGAGAACATCTCGTTCGAGCGCATGATCGAATTCGTGGGACGCCCGACTTCCGAAGCGCTCCGCCAGCGCTCGATCTCGATCTATGAGGAGGCGCGCCAGCACGCCTGGAGCCGCGGCCTGGTGCTGGCCGACACCAAGTTCGAGTTCGGGAGGATCGGCAGCGATCTCACGCTGATCGACGAAGTGCTGACTCCCGACTCCTCGCGCTACTGGGACCGCGCCGAATACGAAGCCGGCCGGCTGCTCAGCTTCGACAAG is part of the Candidatus Sulfotelmatobacter sp. genome and encodes:
- a CDS encoding DNA internalization-related competence protein ComEC/Rec2; translation: MARRFPVGLRMGGRNAAPLAVALWLGILMGPAVPAAVSLVLGLALVAMAFRVRRASRVVSDLLLSLAMLAGGATRGAAHHEGLEHARRQVRTDRLYRLSCEVVTPPDLATDRVTVMGRVIAATPPLPRGALLRVRLPQESRPEWGDRLECLANLEPPSPPRNPGGFDPRGAADAAGILANARAFTVRALPPPLLATVIRATLARWRRGIESRLHSGLSPTAESLVLPLVTGDRSDLSPALDAGLRAAGLIHLLALSGLHVSALAAATRMMVASAGGGVAARGAAGALAALLYAGLAGPIPSLMRAAVSECWLGGARIARRAADPIQGLGVSALLLLAMAPGWARDLGFQLSFAASLGLAALAPPLLEGAPRARAVLAPLAATLCAQLVSSPILIAWTHGVSWPGALANLVAVPLSGLLLAAAWIAVTLEALLPGAGHLGFSACELLSRALIQVTERAASFPSALIATGHEPAVAVLSAAGAVLLVLAACRARDLESRRGGTSPARFGALALGLWCCALSAALALSAREPRPPEGRAWLLALDVGQGDAIAIGLADGWWLVDTGPRSPRFDSGQGVIRPFLRWAAIRELDALALTHDDGDHTGGAEALLSSMPIARLIGPPPLPRRPGPLARFEWARAGSRGAWWRPPRLAGLPPRFQFAALGDTLRDAPRVRVLWPPRPEGDSALVAIATSSDNDAGLVLELETRGTRALLTADVDSLVEESLAGGDLAWLKVGHHGSPSSTGVQFLERTHPRRAVISCGLHNVYGHPSPLVLSRLEAAGVRLDRTDLDGAQWYELSAAGVERLDWRTSDPTTERASLGPVESKGVAAVGISAPRLP
- the purN gene encoding phosphoribosylglycinamide formyltransferase; amino-acid sequence: MLSSSPILAVFASGQGTNFEALAAAAEAEELGGELRALFSDRADAPAIERARRRGIETVTPPVGRFRTRLEDESPWLTALRERRVEVILLAGFMRRLHEILLDAYPDRVLNIHPSLLPRFPGLDAIGQAWRHGALATGCTVHLVDEGLDSGPILAQASVGVREEDDLASLETRIHRVEHLLYPRTVRRYLTEPWRREGARIAWGEGAGFRSLAPVKWPVRGVAN
- a CDS encoding HAD family hydrolase; its protein translation is MSAAHSPMDGRPPLQAALFDAGGTLVRLDFEWMSEAVTSLGFPLDASTLRHAEIEGRRAYDASRGHPQAPGAIHPPLGASGDTDAYFEGMLAAAGVPRAIVEQAVAGFLARHRDHGLWSRPLEGARAALDATLAMGLRIAVVSNSDGRAEQHLIESGVRAGLEFVVDSQVVGIEKPDPRIFRFAIDRLGIAAERTIYVGDLLSIDARGARAAGLQFVLVDPYDNYAPIDVPSISGMELLPRYLLENFDVGGQSGAPASSAPTPNRAVP
- a CDS encoding phosphoribosylaminoimidazolesuccinocarboxamide synthase gives rise to the protein MNASTLPIEISPELLDPRRALHTVELPGLTPWRHGKVRTIYEAGPDHLVIVASDRLSAYDSILPTPIPGKGVILSAISAYWMRGLANAAPHHLVSDDPADFPSAFAPHAERLRGRAQLVRRAQRIDIECVVRGYLTGSGWKEYQASGTVCGIRLPAGLRDGSRLEPAIFTPATKNDVGHDENISFERMIEFVGRPTSEALRQRSISIYEEARQHAWSRGLVLADTKFEFGRIGSDLTLIDEVLTPDSSRYWDRAEYEAGRLLSFDKQLVRDWLDRSGWNHEPPAPALPPDIVASTQQRYLEAIRRLSGAPR